A region of Methyloversatilis discipulorum DNA encodes the following proteins:
- a CDS encoding DUF2863 family protein — MKRTRFARRGGLTQDAALLTRLATGLALSASRIEDRYWEVRLTEQVSRLLADRNEDALNAALDHLWREDAPAYDELADFIEAGSECGLPGDANKDWDAVVFAAPLLAWSRFSIPAGPIAATLLASLKVQLCAHAFGAHTKVALADYLFSPDQLPRGYVETRDLADDLGEAVLAGNDLKLEADAMAQTTTFLSDTRYLIGIAIVPRGQALFRWQEDDGQREHVVKQWQAQGGAVIGTLMQGCAFELLPPNAYHSACREADRASRAYSLRASVAFLEQTLAVPASGLRAIIAPFYDKQLEEYRVAFTTTDSSDVVHGVVWALLGAEDEETDTVGEIEGVLRECGLTDTLVLDHRMPMEFCDDCGAPMYPDPDGQPVHAELPESSDQPPAHLH; from the coding sequence ATGAAACGCACCCGATTCGCCCGCCGCGGCGGCCTTACCCAGGACGCCGCCCTGCTCACCCGGCTGGCCACCGGCCTGGCGCTGTCGGCCAGCCGCATCGAAGACCGCTACTGGGAAGTGCGGCTGACCGAACAGGTGAGCCGGCTGCTGGCCGACCGCAACGAAGACGCGCTGAACGCGGCACTCGACCACCTGTGGCGCGAGGACGCGCCGGCCTACGACGAACTGGCCGATTTCATCGAAGCGGGCAGCGAGTGCGGTCTGCCGGGCGACGCCAACAAGGACTGGGACGCCGTCGTGTTCGCCGCCCCCCTGCTCGCCTGGTCGCGTTTCTCCATTCCGGCCGGGCCGATTGCCGCTACGCTGCTGGCCAGCCTCAAGGTGCAGCTGTGTGCGCACGCCTTCGGCGCCCACACCAAGGTGGCGCTGGCCGACTATCTGTTCAGCCCCGACCAGTTGCCGCGCGGCTACGTCGAGACGCGCGATCTGGCGGACGACCTGGGTGAAGCGGTGCTCGCCGGGAATGATCTGAAGCTGGAAGCGGATGCGATGGCGCAGACCACCACCTTCCTGTCCGACACCCGCTACCTGATCGGCATCGCCATCGTGCCGCGCGGTCAGGCGCTGTTCCGCTGGCAGGAAGACGACGGCCAGCGCGAACACGTGGTGAAGCAATGGCAGGCCCAGGGCGGTGCGGTCATCGGCACGCTGATGCAGGGCTGTGCCTTCGAACTGCTGCCGCCCAACGCCTACCACTCGGCCTGCCGCGAAGCAGACCGCGCATCGCGCGCCTATTCGCTGCGCGCCTCGGTCGCCTTCCTCGAACAGACACTGGCGGTGCCGGCGAGCGGCCTGCGCGCCATCATCGCGCCCTTCTACGACAAGCAGCTCGAGGAGTACCGCGTCGCCTTCACCACCACCGACTCCAGCGATGTCGTGCATGGCGTCGTGTGGGCGCTGCTCGGTGCCGAGGACGAAGAGACCGACACCGTTGGCGAGATCGAAGGCGTGCTGCGCGAATGCGGTCTGACCGACACGCTGGTGCTCGACCATCGCATGCCGATGGAGTTCTGCGACGACTGCGGCGCGCCGATGTACCCGGATCCGGACGGCCAGCCGGTGCATGCCGAACTGCCCGAATCGTCGGACCAGCCGCCCGCTCACCTGCACTGA
- a CDS encoding Na+/H+ antiporter subunit C, which produces MSLFANISMEFLVASGIGWVTACGVYLMLRGRSFPVVLGLTLLGYAVNIFIFVMGRLWSAAPPILGQGDVQADPLPQALVLTAIVIGFATTGFVIELALRSRAESGTDHVDGREPGA; this is translated from the coding sequence ATGAGTCTTTTCGCGAACATCAGCATGGAGTTCCTGGTGGCCAGCGGCATCGGCTGGGTCACCGCCTGCGGCGTCTACCTGATGCTGCGCGGGCGCAGCTTCCCGGTCGTGCTGGGCCTGACGTTGCTCGGTTACGCGGTGAATATTTTCATCTTCGTCATGGGTCGTCTGTGGAGCGCGGCGCCGCCGATCCTGGGGCAGGGCGACGTACAGGCCGACCCGCTGCCGCAGGCGCTGGTGCTCACCGCCATCGTGATCGGCTTCGCCACCACCGGCTTCGTGATCGAACTGGCGCTGCGCAGCCGTGCCGAATCGGGCACCGACCACGTCGACGGCCGGGAGCCCGGAGCATGA
- a CDS encoding ABC transporter permease: MSTMSESFATAGSLIVAADANLLHIVALSLQVSLTAVFLAACLGLPIGAAVAVGRFPGRKPLTVILNGMMGLPPVVIGLLVYLLLSRAGPLGSFGLLFTPTAMVIAQVVLITPIIAALSRQIVADAWRDYEEQLRSLGASTPRAALTLLVDTRFSLSTAVLAGLGRAVAEVGAVMIVGGNIDGVTRVMTTSIALETSKGDLPLALALGFILISIVLILNALAHVVREWAVRRHG; this comes from the coding sequence ATGAGCACGATGAGCGAAAGCTTCGCCACCGCCGGCAGTCTGATCGTCGCCGCCGACGCCAATCTGCTGCACATCGTCGCGCTCAGCCTGCAGGTGAGCCTGACCGCCGTTTTCCTCGCCGCCTGTCTGGGCCTGCCGATCGGCGCTGCCGTGGCGGTCGGCCGATTTCCGGGCCGCAAGCCGCTGACCGTCATCCTGAACGGCATGATGGGTCTGCCGCCGGTGGTGATCGGCCTGCTGGTCTATCTGCTGCTGTCGCGCGCCGGCCCGCTCGGTTCCTTCGGCCTGCTGTTCACGCCGACCGCGATGGTGATTGCGCAGGTCGTACTGATCACGCCCATCATCGCGGCGCTGTCGCGGCAGATCGTCGCCGACGCCTGGCGCGACTACGAGGAACAGCTGCGCTCGCTCGGCGCGTCAACGCCGCGCGCCGCGCTGACCCTGCTGGTCGATACCCGCTTCTCGCTGTCCACCGCGGTGCTGGCCGGTCTGGGGCGGGCGGTGGCGGAGGTCGGCGCGGTCATGATCGTCGGCGGCAACATCGACGGCGTCACCCGTGTCATGACCACCAGCATCGCCCTCGAAACCAGCAAGGGCGACCTGCCGCTGGCGCTGGCGCTGGGCTTCATCCTGATTTCCATCGTGCTGATACTGAACGCGCTGGCGCACGTGGTGCGCGAATGGGCGGTGCGACGCCATGGCTGA
- a CDS encoding Na+/H+ antiporter subunit G, which yields MDNLHPVVEIIVVAMLLIGAFFALVGAVGMLRFKDFFQRLHAPTKATTLGVGGVLIASMIYSAANGRFGTHELLITLFLFVTAPVSANLMAKAALHLKLPSKAGHPQKKD from the coding sequence ATGGACAACCTGCATCCCGTGGTCGAAATCATCGTCGTCGCCATGCTGCTGATCGGCGCCTTCTTCGCGCTGGTCGGCGCCGTCGGCATGCTGCGCTTCAAGGACTTCTTCCAGCGCCTGCACGCGCCAACCAAGGCGACCACGCTGGGCGTCGGCGGCGTGCTGATCGCCAGCATGATCTACAGCGCCGCCAACGGCCGCTTCGGCACCCACGAATTGCTGATCACGCTCTTCCTGTTCGTCACCGCGCCGGTGTCGGCCAACCTGATGGCCAAGGCAGCGCTGCACCTCAAGCTGCCGTCGAAGGCGGGGCATCCGCAGAAGAAGGACTGA
- a CDS encoding peptide chain release factor 3 translates to MSLEKEVARRRTFAIISHPDAGKTTLTEKLLLFAGAIQIAGSVKARKAARHATSDWMEIEKQRGISVASSVMQMEYRDCVVNLLDTPGHKDFSEDTYRVLTAVDAALMVIDAANGVEAQTLRLLEVCRARNTPIITFINKMDREVRAPLDLIDELERTLGMDVAPFTWPLGMGKDFAGVYELREDRMRVFRAGEDRISGDEEVLLGLDNPEIAGRYPMQFETAHAEIDLVRDAAPPFDEAEFLAGRQTPVFFGSAINNFGVKEVLDALVDLAPPPGGRPAIQRRVEPTEEKFSGVVFKIQANMDPSHRDRVAFLRVCSGHFERGMRMKVSRNGKDIRPNNVVTFLSQRRELLEEAYAGDIIGIPNHGTLQLGDTLTEGETLQFTGLPFFAPELFQGVEVKDPLKTKQLRAGLEQLGEEGAIQVFRPLAGGTLLLGAVGQLQFEVVIHRLKTEYGCDARLEGTRYTMARWVTCDDERELKRFIDANAHRIAYDAVNAPAFLATMRAELKVAEEKWEKIKFHAMREHAGLMFASH, encoded by the coding sequence ATGTCGCTTGAAAAAGAAGTCGCCCGCCGGCGCACCTTTGCCATCATTTCCCACCCGGACGCGGGCAAGACCACGCTGACCGAAAAGCTGCTGCTGTTCGCAGGCGCGATCCAGATCGCCGGCAGCGTGAAGGCGCGCAAGGCCGCCCGTCACGCCACCTCGGACTGGATGGAAATCGAAAAGCAGCGCGGCATTTCGGTCGCCAGCTCGGTGATGCAGATGGAGTACCGCGACTGCGTCGTGAACCTGCTCGACACGCCGGGCCACAAGGACTTCTCGGAAGACACCTACCGCGTGCTGACCGCGGTCGACGCCGCGCTGATGGTGATCGACGCCGCCAACGGTGTCGAAGCGCAGACGCTGCGCCTGCTCGAAGTCTGCCGCGCGCGCAACACGCCCATCATCACCTTCATCAACAAGATGGACCGCGAAGTGCGCGCGCCGCTCGACCTGATCGACGAACTCGAACGCACGCTGGGCATGGACGTCGCGCCCTTCACCTGGCCGCTCGGCATGGGCAAGGATTTCGCCGGCGTCTATGAACTGCGCGAAGACCGCATGCGCGTGTTCCGCGCCGGCGAGGACCGCATTTCCGGCGACGAGGAAGTGCTGCTCGGCCTGGACAATCCGGAAATCGCAGGCCGCTATCCGATGCAGTTCGAAACCGCGCACGCCGAGATCGACCTCGTGCGCGACGCCGCACCGCCCTTCGACGAAGCCGAATTCCTCGCCGGCCGGCAGACGCCGGTGTTCTTCGGTTCGGCGATCAACAACTTCGGCGTCAAGGAAGTGCTGGACGCGCTGGTCGACCTCGCCCCGCCACCGGGCGGTCGCCCTGCGATACAGCGCCGGGTCGAGCCGACCGAAGAGAAGTTCTCCGGCGTGGTGTTCAAGATCCAGGCGAACATGGACCCGTCGCACCGCGACCGCGTGGCCTTCCTGCGCGTCTGCTCAGGCCACTTCGAGCGCGGCATGCGCATGAAGGTGAGCCGCAACGGCAAGGACATCCGGCCCAACAACGTGGTCACCTTCCTGTCGCAGCGGCGCGAGCTGCTGGAAGAGGCCTACGCCGGCGACATCATCGGCATTCCCAACCACGGCACGCTGCAGTTGGGCGACACGCTGACCGAGGGCGAAACCCTGCAATTCACCGGCCTGCCCTTCTTCGCGCCTGAATTGTTCCAGGGCGTCGAGGTTAAAGATCCATTGAAAACCAAACAGTTGCGCGCAGGTCTTGAGCAACTGGGTGAAGAGGGTGCCATCCAGGTATTCCGTCCGCTGGCGGGCGGCACGCTGCTGCTGGGCGCGGTCGGCCAGCTGCAGTTCGAAGTGGTGATTCACCGCCTGAAGACCGAGTACGGCTGCGACGCCCGTCTCGAAGGCACGCGTTACACCATGGCGCGCTGGGTCACCTGCGACGACGAGCGCGAACTGAAGCGCTTCATCGACGCCAACGCCCACCGCATCGCCTACGACGCCGTGAACGCGCCCGCCTTCCTCGCCACCATGCGCGCCGAGCTCAAGGTGGCCGAAGAGAAGTGGGAAAAGATCAAGTTCCACGCCATGCGCGAGCATGCGGGGCTGATGTTCGCCAGCCACTGA
- a CDS encoding monovalent cation/H+ antiporter subunit A, translating into MNPLATIVLLPLVAGTLLCFAFGRDNSPARRLLTALVAGAVTLTALGMLLSLAPQVFAGQTLVAHTDWVPSLGLSIGWRLDGLALMFALLITGIGSLIVLYAHFYLADSDPAGKFYTLLMLFMAAMLGIVMSDNIMLLVVFWELTSVSSFLLVGYWSHKEEARAGARMALAVTGGGGLVMLAGFVLLGQIAGSYELSDILLSGDVIKADPLYPVMLVLILVGCFTKSAQVPFHFWLPEAMAAPTPVSAYLHSATMVKAGIFLLARLYPAVGGTELFEGIVASFGLATVAFAAWVAIFKHDLKGLLAYSTVSHLGFITFLIGLNSPLSAVAAVFHILNHATFKAALFMSAGIVDHECGTRDMRRLGGLLRLMPWTATFAMTAAAAMAGIPLFNGFLSKEMFFHEAVEATMFWGAAVPVVATFAGVCSMAYSLRLVHDTFFNGSPKDLPADAHPHDPPFGMLAPVALLAVLCVVVGVIPALTYGPLVEVAARALLGGDTPDYHLAIWHGFNLPLLMSGIAVVVGAALYVALQRVFRLHGYTPRAISGKATFTCLIDGLFGFAGRLTARFENGSLQRSLALMVAFAIVLAAAPFWAADTLPGTGPRELMPASPLALAVWVLLLASATMLVLTHHNRFQALVLTGVVGLVTAFTFVGLSAPDLALTQLSVEVVSTVLLLMGLALLPQRTPFESGTLRRGRDALLAVFAGGGVAGLTWLMLTRTHDSISWFFLDKSLSEGGGTNVVNVILVDFRGYDTFGEITVLGIAGIGVLALLDGFRTRRPDADPDGRRWAFEEQPLLLRVAARVVLPLALLVSAYIFWRGHNVPGGGFIAGLITAVALVMQYMALGQARAEALLHGAAGRRFSRWIGTGLAIAGLTGIGAFWFGRPFLTSAHGHPALPLLGELPLASAAAFDLGVYITVVGATMLTLSVLGAASKEQHG; encoded by the coding sequence TGGCCGGCACGCTGCTCTGTTTTGCCTTCGGTCGCGACAACTCGCCCGCGCGTCGTCTGCTGACCGCGCTGGTCGCCGGCGCCGTCACGCTGACCGCGCTCGGCATGCTGCTGTCGCTGGCGCCTCAGGTGTTCGCCGGCCAGACGCTGGTTGCGCACACCGACTGGGTGCCCTCGCTCGGCCTGTCGATAGGCTGGCGGCTCGACGGCCTGGCGCTGATGTTCGCGCTGCTGATCACCGGCATCGGTTCGCTGATCGTGCTGTACGCGCACTTCTACCTCGCCGATTCAGACCCCGCCGGCAAGTTCTACACCCTGCTCATGCTGTTCATGGCGGCGATGCTGGGCATCGTCATGTCGGACAACATCATGCTGCTGGTCGTGTTCTGGGAGCTCACCAGCGTTTCGTCCTTCCTGCTGGTCGGCTACTGGAGCCACAAGGAAGAGGCGAGGGCCGGTGCGCGGATGGCGCTGGCGGTGACCGGCGGCGGCGGTCTGGTGATGCTGGCCGGCTTCGTGTTGCTCGGCCAGATCGCCGGCAGTTACGAACTGAGCGACATCCTGCTCAGTGGCGACGTGATCAAGGCCGACCCGCTGTACCCGGTCATGCTGGTGCTGATACTGGTCGGCTGCTTCACCAAGAGCGCGCAAGTGCCTTTCCATTTCTGGCTGCCGGAGGCGATGGCCGCACCGACGCCGGTGTCCGCCTACCTGCATTCGGCCACCATGGTCAAGGCCGGCATCTTCCTGCTGGCGCGTCTCTACCCGGCGGTCGGCGGCACCGAGCTGTTCGAGGGCATCGTCGCCAGCTTCGGTCTGGCCACGGTGGCCTTCGCCGCCTGGGTGGCCATCTTCAAGCACGACCTGAAAGGCCTGCTGGCGTATTCGACGGTGAGCCACCTCGGCTTCATCACCTTCCTGATCGGCCTGAATTCGCCGCTGTCGGCGGTGGCGGCGGTGTTCCACATCCTCAACCACGCCACCTTCAAGGCGGCGCTGTTCATGAGCGCGGGCATCGTCGACCACGAGTGCGGCACGCGCGACATGCGCCGGCTGGGCGGGCTGCTCCGGCTGATGCCGTGGACCGCCACCTTCGCCATGACGGCAGCGGCGGCGATGGCTGGCATTCCGCTGTTCAACGGTTTCCTGTCGAAGGAAATGTTCTTCCACGAGGCGGTCGAGGCGACGATGTTCTGGGGCGCGGCGGTGCCGGTGGTCGCCACCTTCGCCGGCGTCTGCTCGATGGCCTACTCGCTGCGCCTGGTGCATGACACCTTCTTCAACGGCTCGCCCAAGGATCTGCCGGCCGACGCGCACCCGCACGATCCGCCGTTCGGCATGCTGGCGCCGGTGGCGCTGCTGGCGGTGCTGTGCGTCGTGGTGGGCGTGATTCCGGCACTCACCTACGGCCCGCTGGTCGAGGTGGCGGCGCGCGCGCTGCTCGGTGGCGACACGCCGGACTATCACCTCGCGATCTGGCACGGCTTCAACCTGCCGCTGCTGATGAGCGGCATCGCGGTGGTGGTCGGCGCCGCGCTGTACGTCGCGCTGCAGCGCGTGTTCCGGCTGCACGGCTACACGCCGCGGGCCATCTCCGGCAAGGCCACCTTCACCTGCCTGATCGATGGTCTGTTCGGCTTTGCCGGTCGTCTCACGGCACGCTTCGAGAACGGTTCGCTGCAGCGTTCGCTGGCGCTGATGGTGGCCTTCGCCATCGTGCTGGCGGCCGCACCGTTCTGGGCGGCCGACACGCTGCCCGGCACCGGCCCGCGCGAACTGATGCCGGCCTCGCCGCTGGCGCTCGCCGTGTGGGTGCTGCTGCTGGCGAGCGCGACCATGCTGGTGCTGACCCACCACAACCGCTTCCAGGCGCTGGTGCTGACCGGCGTCGTCGGTCTGGTCACCGCCTTCACCTTCGTCGGCCTGTCAGCGCCCGACCTCGCGCTGACCCAGCTGTCGGTCGAAGTGGTGTCGACGGTGCTGCTGCTGATGGGTCTGGCCCTGCTGCCGCAGCGCACGCCCTTCGAGTCGGGCACGCTGCGCCGCGGCCGCGACGCGCTGCTCGCCGTGTTCGCCGGCGGCGGCGTGGCCGGTCTGACCTGGCTGATGCTTACGCGCACGCACGACTCGATCTCGTGGTTCTTCCTCGACAAGTCGCTGAGCGAGGGCGGCGGCACCAATGTGGTGAACGTCATCCTGGTCGACTTCCGCGGCTACGACACCTTCGGCGAAATCACCGTGCTCGGCATCGCCGGCATCGGCGTGCTGGCGCTGCTCGACGGCTTCCGCACACGCCGGCCCGACGCCGACCCGGACGGCCGTCGCTGGGCCTTCGAGGAACAGCCGCTGCTGTTGCGCGTCGCCGCGCGCGTGGTGCTGCCGCTGGCGCTGCTGGTGTCGGCCTACATTTTCTGGCGCGGCCACAACGTGCCGGGCGGCGGTTTCATCGCCGGGCTGATCACCGCCGTCGCGCTGGTGATGCAGTACATGGCGCTCGGTCAGGCGCGCGCCGAGGCGCTGCTGCACGGCGCTGCCGGCCGTCGTTTCTCGCGCTGGATCGGCACCGGCCTGGCGATCGCCGGACTGACCGGCATCGGCGCCTTCTGGTTCGGTCGCCCCTTCCTGACCAGCGCGCACGGTCACCCGGCGCTGCCGCTGCTGGGCGAACTGCCGCTGGCCAGTGCGGCGGCTTTCGATCTCGGGGTCTACATCACCGTCGTCGGCGCCACCATGCTGACGCTGTCGGTACTGGGTGCGGCGAGCAAGGAGCAGCACGGATGA
- a CDS encoding monovalent cation/H+ antiporter subunit D: MNMSFADVMMQLFRQHLAVLPVLLPSFTAMLMLLIGDRDSLPRLRRIALVSVALGLMFALKLAMEADDGVLRVYRVGDWPAPFGIVLVIDRLSALMLVLTQAVALPVLFYASGGWDSHGRHFHALFQFQLMGLNGAFVTGDLFNLFVFFEVLLIASYVLLLHGQGRERFRVGVQYVAINLAASALFLIGVSLIYATVGTLNMADLAQRVPLVSGDDAVVLKAAALILLVVFGVKAAILPLHLWLPSTYAAASAPVAALFAVMTKVGVYSILRVHGVIFGADAGASALTVEPWLLPLALGTSVLAVFGMLAAHTLPRMVAYMTVASVGTILAALGLFSEAAWSAALYYMAHSTLIIAALFLLVELVSAQRGDAADRLEAGPAVAQPALLGLLMLLAAASAAGLPPLPGFIGKLMVLQASSGHEAQTWVWTVVLLVGFLTLIGLARAGSVLFWSVRAETNDSGTAAGASPRLVLATVSLIGAGVLMSVLAAPLKRYTDAAAVQLVDRRAYQEAVLGAAGAQTTQPYVFPRPASEGAH; the protein is encoded by the coding sequence ATGAACATGAGTTTCGCCGATGTGATGATGCAGCTGTTCCGCCAGCACCTCGCGGTGCTGCCGGTACTGCTGCCCAGTTTCACCGCCATGCTGATGCTGCTGATCGGCGACCGCGATTCATTGCCGCGGCTGCGTCGCATCGCGCTGGTGTCGGTGGCGCTCGGACTGATGTTCGCGCTCAAGCTGGCGATGGAAGCGGACGACGGCGTGCTGCGCGTGTACCGCGTCGGCGACTGGCCGGCGCCCTTCGGCATCGTGCTGGTGATCGACCGGCTGTCGGCGCTGATGCTGGTGCTGACGCAGGCGGTGGCGCTGCCGGTGCTGTTCTACGCCAGCGGCGGCTGGGACAGCCACGGCCGGCATTTCCACGCGCTGTTCCAGTTCCAGCTGATGGGCCTGAACGGCGCCTTCGTGACCGGCGACCTGTTCAATCTGTTCGTGTTCTTCGAGGTGCTGCTGATCGCCTCCTACGTGCTGCTGCTGCACGGCCAGGGACGCGAGCGCTTCCGCGTCGGCGTGCAGTACGTGGCGATCAATCTGGCGGCCTCCGCGTTGTTCCTGATCGGCGTGTCGCTGATCTACGCCACTGTCGGCACGCTGAACATGGCCGACCTCGCGCAGCGCGTGCCGCTGGTGAGCGGTGACGACGCGGTGGTGCTGAAGGCGGCGGCGCTCATCCTGCTCGTCGTGTTCGGCGTCAAGGCGGCCATCCTGCCGCTGCACCTGTGGCTGCCCTCGACCTATGCCGCGGCCAGCGCACCGGTCGCTGCACTGTTCGCGGTGATGACCAAGGTCGGCGTCTACAGCATCCTGCGCGTGCATGGCGTCATCTTCGGCGCCGACGCCGGCGCGTCGGCACTGACGGTCGAGCCCTGGCTGCTGCCGCTGGCGCTGGGTACCAGCGTGCTGGCTGTGTTCGGCATGCTGGCCGCGCACACGCTGCCGCGCATGGTGGCCTACATGACGGTCGCCTCGGTCGGCACGATACTGGCCGCGCTGGGTCTGTTCAGCGAGGCCGCCTGGTCGGCGGCGCTGTACTACATGGCGCACAGCACGCTCATCATCGCGGCGCTTTTCCTGCTGGTCGAACTGGTGTCGGCACAACGGGGCGATGCCGCTGACCGGCTCGAAGCAGGACCCGCGGTGGCGCAGCCGGCGCTGCTCGGTCTGCTGATGCTGCTCGCCGCTGCATCGGCCGCCGGTCTGCCGCCGCTGCCGGGCTTCATCGGCAAGCTGATGGTGCTGCAGGCGTCGAGCGGACACGAGGCGCAGACCTGGGTGTGGACCGTGGTGCTGCTGGTCGGCTTCCTGACGCTGATCGGTCTGGCGCGCGCCGGCAGCGTGCTGTTCTGGAGCGTGCGCGCTGAAACGAACGACAGCGGCACCGCGGCCGGCGCCAGCCCGCGGCTGGTGCTCGCCACCGTGTCGCTGATCGGCGCCGGCGTGCTGATGAGCGTGCTCGCCGCACCGCTGAAGCGCTACACCGATGCCGCGGCGGTGCAGCTGGTCGATCGCCGCGCCTATCAGGAAGCGGTACTTGGGGCCGCCGGCGCGCAGACCACGCAACCCTATGTGTTTCCGCGTCCGGCAAGCGAAGGAGCTCACTGA
- a CDS encoding substrate-binding domain-containing protein, which translates to MSEFAQSSPRLRVEWDFGPDAPVGIDRLLALLAAIETSGSIAGAARATGLSYRNAWGLINAWQAWFGQPLIATARAHGSTLEAFARQLLEVDRGARQSLARALDGASQPMRALSLQPAEHGGAALRFAASHEPLLNDLIRQLRSERSDAAAVTLSTHGSLESLLALAARRCEIAGFHCPVGELGRDIWALYRAQHGLPRLRLIGFARRRQGLILARGNPKKVSGLADLSRTDLRFVHRQPGAGTRLAFDLLARRAGLDTRALNEGDEEHTHAAVAALIASDEADAGLGLEAFAHRLGLDFIPLFEEMYFLAMRDAPTSRDTVHSLSTLLQQPDWRARGDGLSGYSLAEAGVEYDLAGAERLLFGG; encoded by the coding sequence ATGTCCGAGTTTGCACAAAGCAGTCCGCGCCTGCGCGTCGAGTGGGATTTCGGTCCTGACGCGCCGGTCGGCATCGACCGGCTGCTGGCACTGCTGGCCGCCATCGAAACCAGCGGTTCGATCGCCGGTGCGGCGCGCGCAACCGGTCTGTCGTATCGCAACGCCTGGGGGCTGATCAACGCCTGGCAGGCCTGGTTCGGCCAGCCCTTGATCGCCACCGCGCGCGCGCATGGTTCGACGCTGGAGGCCTTCGCCCGCCAGTTGCTGGAGGTCGACCGCGGCGCCCGGCAGTCGCTGGCGCGCGCGCTCGACGGCGCCAGCCAGCCGATGCGCGCGCTGTCGCTGCAGCCGGCCGAGCACGGTGGTGCCGCACTGCGTTTTGCCGCCAGCCACGAACCGCTGCTGAACGACCTGATCCGTCAGTTGCGCAGCGAGCGGTCCGACGCCGCCGCGGTCACGCTGAGCACGCACGGCAGCCTCGAATCGCTGCTCGCGCTGGCTGCCCGCCGCTGCGAAATCGCCGGCTTCCACTGCCCGGTCGGCGAACTGGGGCGCGACATCTGGGCGCTTTACCGCGCGCAGCACGGCCTGCCACGGCTGCGCCTGATCGGCTTCGCGCGTCGGCGGCAGGGCCTCATCCTGGCGCGCGGCAATCCGAAGAAAGTGAGCGGCCTGGCCGACCTGTCGCGCACCGACCTGCGCTTCGTGCACCGCCAGCCAGGCGCCGGCACGCGGCTCGCGTTCGACCTGCTGGCGCGCCGCGCCGGGCTGGATACGCGCGCGCTGAACGAGGGCGACGAAGAGCACACGCACGCCGCGGTGGCGGCGCTGATCGCCAGCGACGAAGCCGACGCCGGCCTCGGGCTGGAAGCCTTCGCCCATCGCCTCGGTCTGGACTTCATCCCGCTGTTCGAAGAGATGTACTTCCTGGCGATGCGCGACGCGCCGACCTCGCGCGACACGGTGCACTCGCTGTCCACGCTGCTGCAACAGCCGGACTGGCGTGCGCGCGGCGACGGGCTGAGTGGCTACTCGCTGGCCGAAGCCGGGGTCGAGTACGACCTCGCGGGCGCCGAGCGCCTGCTGTTTGGCGGCTGA
- a CDS encoding Na+/H+ antiporter subunit E, whose product MATTEAAHGKRWFGHPIMSAMVAAGWLTLQQAIDPGNVLTAIVLGLVIPRLVSGFIGPGVTLKSAATVLRLVGIVVWDIIMSNITVARLALSPTRVPQPAWVPVPLDIQHPNGVALFASIITMTPGTVSCIIDERRREILVHALDCDDPVAAARDMKARYEAPLREIFE is encoded by the coding sequence ATGGCGACCACTGAAGCCGCCCACGGCAAGCGCTGGTTCGGGCACCCGATCATGTCGGCCATGGTGGCCGCCGGCTGGCTCACGCTGCAGCAGGCCATCGACCCGGGCAACGTGCTGACCGCCATCGTGCTCGGGCTGGTGATTCCGCGGCTGGTCAGCGGCTTCATCGGGCCCGGCGTCACACTGAAGTCCGCCGCAACCGTGCTGCGGCTGGTCGGGATCGTCGTGTGGGACATCATCATGTCCAACATCACGGTCGCCAGGCTGGCACTGAGTCCGACTCGGGTGCCGCAGCCGGCCTGGGTGCCGGTGCCGCTGGACATTCAGCATCCGAATGGCGTGGCGTTGTTCGCCTCCATCATCACGATGACGCCGGGCACCGTGTCCTGCATCATCGACGAGCGTCGGCGCGAAATCCTCGTTCATGCGCTCGACTGCGACGATCCGGTGGCCGCCGCGCGCGACATGAAGGCGCGCTACGAAGCACCGCTGCGGGAGATTTTCGAATGA
- a CDS encoding K+/H+ antiporter subunit F gives MIDMALDITVGAIVIAMLICGWRVLRGPEVVDRILALDTLYVNVVALVIVLGMRQHTDLLFEAALIVAMLGFVGTVGLSRYLTRGDVIE, from the coding sequence ATGATAGATATGGCCCTGGACATCACCGTCGGCGCCATCGTGATCGCCATGCTGATCTGCGGCTGGCGGGTGCTGCGCGGTCCGGAAGTGGTCGATCGCATCCTGGCGCTCGACACCCTCTATGTAAACGTTGTCGCACTGGTCATCGTGCTGGGCATGCGTCAGCACACTGATCTGCTGTTCGAAGCCGCGCTCATCGTCGCCATGCTCGGCTTCGTCGGCACCGTCGGCCTGTCGCGCTACCTGACGCGCGGCGACGTGATCGAGTAA